Genomic window (Bradyrhizobium sp. 186):
GAAGGCCTACAAGGCCGTGGAGAAGTCAAAGATGTCCGAGAGCGGTCTCCAGACCGTGCTCAACTTCCAGCGCGTCGGCAGCCAGCGCTACTTCGACGCCGCCGGCTTCCCGGGCCGCACGCTCGGGCTCCAGCCGGACGCCGGCAAACAAAAAACGGCGGGGAAATAACCCCGCCGCTTTCTCGCGTCCTCAAGAGAGACGCAGAACTTTTACATGCCCAAAACCTTACATGCCGATGTCGAACACGTTCGGCAATTGGCCCGCCAGAGGCAGCGCGGTGGCGCCCAGGAAGGTCGCCACCATCGCCATCAGGCGACGGTTGTTCTGGCGCTTGCCGCGCATCTGGCCGGCGATCCACTCCAGCATCTCGCTGTTGACCTTGGAGGCATAGGACGGCGCCCAGCTGTCGATGTCGGACTCTGCCGACAGCGCGATGCTGCGCAGCGGCACCTTCAGGCCCGAGGCGCTCGCAGCGTAGTGGGCCACGGCCTTGGCGAGCAGGTCGTCGAACCGGCCGCCGTCGGTACGCTCGGTCGCGGCCTCGTTGATCTCGAACAGTGTCTCGGCTTCGGCGCGGCTGACCGGCTGGTCGTTGACGGCTGTGGCCGTCAGGATGCGCGCGCACCAGGCGGTGTCATCGGCATCGAGGGAGCGGGAAAAGTGCACCCGGCCCTTGGTGGTCGGGCCTTCGCCCGTAATCACGCCGTCGCGCACGATGGTCAGTGCATGAGCCGAGGTATCGCGGCAGGACGGTTCGAGGGACGGCAACTCAACAGGCTTCTCAGCGGACTTGGGCGCAGCGGCAGACATAGTTCACTTCCAGATTTCTTCTGATCGACCAGCATTTTCATGCGGGCGTAAAGGGGTGGTTAATGATTCGATATGGGGATCGCGACTTTTCTTGATGGTTGCCAATTGGTCGCTATCAGGACCATTTCGGTTCCATCAAACGTCGGGCGAGCGTGATGCGGGTCATAAAAGGCTTTATCGGGGCAATCGAGACAGTGTGGCTCCGATGGAGATGTTTCGCCGCACGCGCCCCTGTAACAGAAAGGTGCTAAGAAATCGGCCCTTCACAGAAGGAATTCACATTTTACTTGAAGCAGTTCACTTGAGCGCGATGACACCCTATACTACCCGCGACGGCCAAAGATGAATTCCTAAGTAAATTCAATGCGATGAGGTAGAACCATGACACTCCCGATCGGCACCACCGCCCCCGACTTCGAAGCCGAGACCACCGAAGGGAAGATCAAGTTCCACGACTGGATCGGCAATAGCTGGGCGCTGCTATTCTCGCACCCGAAGGACTTCACGCCGGTTTGTACGACGGAGCTCGGCGCGCTGGCCAAGCTGAAGCCTGAATTCGACAAGCGAGGCGTCAAGCTGATGGGCCTCTCGGTCGATCCGGTCGACCGCCATTCCAAATGGTCGGAGGACATCAAGGAGACCCAAGGTACCGCTCCGAACTATCCGATGATCGGCGACACCGACTTCAACGTCTCCAAGCTCTACGAGATGCTGCCGGCCTCGACCTCGGGCGATCCCCTCACCCGCACGCCGGCCGACAACCAGACCGTCCGCAACGTCTTCATCATCGGGCCGGACAAGAAGATCAAGCTGGTGCTGGTCTATCCAATGACCACGGGCCGGAACTTCCAGGAGATCCTGCGCGTCATCGACTCGCTCCAGCTCACCGCCAAGCATCGCGTCGCGACGCCGGCCGACTGGTCGCAGGGCGAGGACGTCATCATCGCCGGCTCGGTCTCCAACGACGAGGCCAAAACGATCTATCCGCAGGGCTGGAAGGAGCCGAAGCCCTACATTCGCATCGTGCCGCAGCCGAAGTGACGCTGGGCGGTTGCGCCAGGCAACCGCGCCCAAACATCCCGGGACGGTCTTTAGCAATCGACCCGGGATTTCCTGCCCGCCGGTGGCGGGCAGTCACATCAAGCCGCGCGCACGCGGTCGAGGAAGCCATCGACCTCGGCCTTCAGATGCACGCTCTCACCTGACAGCGCCTGGGCGGAGGCAAACATCCGGCTCGACGTTTCGCCGGTCTCGCTTGCGCCCTTGGCGGCATGACGGACATTGACCGCGACGTCAGCGGTGCCGGACGCCGCCGCGCGGACGCTGGCCGCGATGTTGTGGGTGGCACTCCGCTGCTGCTCGACCGCGGCCGAGATCGAACTGGCGATGCCGCTGATGCGCTCGATGGTCTGACCGATCGCCTTGATCGCGGCGACCGACTCCTCGGTCGCAAGCTGCATGCTGGTGATCTGGTTCGATATCTCGTCGGTCGCCTTGGCGGTCTGGCCGGCGAGCGTCTTGACCTCCTGGGCGACGACCGCGAAGCCGCGGCCGGCATCGCCCGCGCGCGCAGCCTCGATGGTGGCATTCAGCGCCAGAAGATTGGTCTGCTCGGCAATTGAGGTGATCAGCTTGACGACGTCGCCGATGCGCGAGCCGGCCTCCGAGAGCTGCGCGATGCGCTGGTCGGTGGCCTCAGCCTGGCGCACCGCCTCGGCGGAGATATCGTTCGATTCCTGCACCCTGCGGGTGATCTCGGAGATCGATTGGCTCAGTTCGTCCGAGGCTGTCGCCGCCGAACGTACGTGCTCGGAGGCATTTTCGGAAGCTCCGGCCGACTGCGCCGACAGATCGGCCGTGGAGCGCGCCGTATCGGTCAATTGCCGCGCTACGCGCTCGAATTCGCCGGAGGAGTTCAGGACCTTGTCGAGGATGCCGCCGACGCTGCCGCGGAACTCTTCGACGAAATTGCGCAGCTCGGATTTGCGCTGCTCGACTGCTGCAGCCGAAGCCGCGGCCTGCTCGCTGCGCAGCCGCGCCCGCTCCAGCGAATTGCTCTTGAACACCGCGACCGTGCGGGCGATCTCGCCGATCTCGTCGGCACGGTCCTCGCAGTCATTCTCGACGTCGCTCTGGCCGTCGGCGAGTGCGGTCAGCGAGCGCGTGACGGAAGTGAGCGGCCGGGTGATGCGGCGGACGACAAGCATGGTGAGGACCAGGACCAGCAGCGCGGCGATTCCGGCCGCGGCCGCCATGATCTCGATGGCCTGAGCCAGCATGCTCTCGAACTGCGCCATCGGGATGCCGACATAGAGGATGCCAGCGACCTTGCCGGTTGCATTCGCAACCGGGAAATAGGCGGTCATGAAGGATTTGCCGAACAGGGTGGCCGGGCCCTTGTAGGTCTCGCCGCGACGCAGCTGGGCCTGTGCCGGATGGTCGGCGGCAAGCTGGGTCCCGACGGCGCGGTCGCCATTCTCCTTCTTCACGTTGGTCGAGCGGCGGACGAACTGCCCGCTCGCATCGTCGAACACGAATAGCGTCGCATTGCCCCCGACATAGGAGACCGCGCGATCAACGATGGCATGATCTTTGAAATCCGGCATCTTGGGGATCTCGGCGCGCACCACTGCGCCGTCCCTCATCGTGATCTTGGCATCAGGAACGATCTCGGCAAAAGCCAGGGCGAGCGTGCGCAGGCTGATCTCGATGTCGCGCAGTGCCCGCTCGTTGAAGGCAGAGGAGAGCGACCAATAGCCGGCGCCGACCACCAGCGCCGTGTTCATGGCGATCAGCAGCACGGCGCACAGGACGGCCTTGGTGCCAAGCTTGAATTGCGGCAGGAACTTCCCAGTCAAGACGTTGGACACAAATGAAACTCCCCCAAAAGGCCTCGCATTTTCGAAGAATTCGCTTACAGGAGCGTTAAGGATGCCGCGATCCGGCCATTACGTGCCGTCCACGACATCGTTTCCAAAGTGTAAACGAGGCACATTTTCGATTATGCTAGGCCCGCAGCCGGCGACGTGAACACGCGCAGGCCGCTGCCTTCCTTGTTGCGGACCCTGATGGAGCCTACGTCCGCCGCTGGGCGCCGGAATTGAAGGACCTG
Coding sequences:
- a CDS encoding peroxiredoxin is translated as MTLPIGTTAPDFEAETTEGKIKFHDWIGNSWALLFSHPKDFTPVCTTELGALAKLKPEFDKRGVKLMGLSVDPVDRHSKWSEDIKETQGTAPNYPMIGDTDFNVSKLYEMLPASTSGDPLTRTPADNQTVRNVFIIGPDKKIKLVLVYPMTTGRNFQEILRVIDSLQLTAKHRVATPADWSQGEDVIIAGSVSNDEAKTIYPQGWKEPKPYIRIVPQPK
- a CDS encoding Cache 3/Cache 2 fusion domain-containing protein — protein: MSNVLTGKFLPQFKLGTKAVLCAVLLIAMNTALVVGAGYWSLSSAFNERALRDIEISLRTLALAFAEIVPDAKITMRDGAVVRAEIPKMPDFKDHAIVDRAVSYVGGNATLFVFDDASGQFVRRSTNVKKENGDRAVGTQLAADHPAQAQLRRGETYKGPATLFGKSFMTAYFPVANATGKVAGILYVGIPMAQFESMLAQAIEIMAAAAGIAALLVLVLTMLVVRRITRPLTSVTRSLTALADGQSDVENDCEDRADEIGEIARTVAVFKSNSLERARLRSEQAAASAAAVEQRKSELRNFVEEFRGSVGGILDKVLNSSGEFERVARQLTDTARSTADLSAQSAGASENASEHVRSAATASDELSQSISEITRRVQESNDISAEAVRQAEATDQRIAQLSEAGSRIGDVVKLITSIAEQTNLLALNATIEAARAGDAGRGFAVVAQEVKTLAGQTAKATDEISNQITSMQLATEESVAAIKAIGQTIERISGIASSISAAVEQQRSATHNIAASVRAAASGTADVAVNVRHAAKGASETGETSSRMFASAQALSGESVHLKAEVDGFLDRVRAA